In Sporosarcina psychrophila, a genomic segment contains:
- a CDS encoding transcription repressor NadR, giving the protein MNENEKILGDERRQLIVDTLQTSDKPITGRILGEMTNVSRQVIVGDITLLKAKNEPIVATSQGYIYMHVQAAPQRIEKTIVCKHTPDQTMEELNIFVDNGVTVKDVKIEHPVYGDLSASIMVSNRNEVKEFIKRIKEADAIYLSKLTEGGIHLHTVLADDEEYIRKAEEALRKADILVE; this is encoded by the coding sequence ATGAATGAAAACGAAAAAATTCTTGGGGATGAACGTCGCCAATTAATCGTCGATACGTTACAGACGTCCGATAAACCTATTACAGGAAGAATACTCGGAGAAATGACAAATGTCAGCCGTCAGGTGATTGTTGGAGATATTACATTGCTGAAAGCAAAAAACGAACCTATTGTCGCAACAAGTCAGGGCTATATTTATATGCATGTGCAAGCGGCACCCCAGAGAATCGAAAAGACGATTGTTTGCAAACATACTCCGGACCAAACGATGGAAGAGTTGAACATTTTTGTCGATAACGGCGTTACAGTAAAGGACGTCAAAATTGAGCATCCTGTCTATGGAGATCTTAGTGCGTCAATAATGGTTTCCAATCGGAATGAAGTAAAAGAATTCATCAAGCGAATCAAAGAGGCAGATGCAATTTATTTATCAAAGCTAACAGAAGGTGGTATTCATCTTCATACGGTATTGGCGGACGACGAAGAATATATCAGAAAAGCGGAAGAAGCACTTAGAAAAGCTGATATTCTCGTCGAATGA
- a CDS encoding MurR/RpiR family transcriptional regulator, with translation MKLKDLIHEYYDQLSKSQKKVATYIIDNPRNIAMSTAQEIGKKIGVSETTVIRFCYSLHLSGYGELQKVIREQLLFQESSFTTYQKSKLELEQAPHFFTKVMERDRIAIGETMKQIKEEDYEKAIEQLSQAETIYILGLRSSYTAANWLSYTLGLVKGNVRLLRPETEDVIQTLSQMNDKSVVIAISFHRYLKETIQIAELAHRQQAFIIGITDSMLAPIHTFSDLLFPIYSPNKSTLDATASLFSFMNAIIAGLSVKEKDSFEKRRETYQSIPSDFLFVEGVD, from the coding sequence ATGAAATTAAAGGATCTGATTCACGAGTATTACGACCAACTGTCAAAAAGTCAGAAAAAAGTCGCGACTTATATAATCGATAACCCAAGAAATATTGCGATGTCTACGGCACAAGAAATTGGGAAGAAAATCGGTGTCAGCGAAACGACAGTCATTCGCTTTTGCTATAGCCTGCATCTCTCTGGTTATGGCGAACTACAAAAGGTCATCCGTGAACAATTGCTATTTCAAGAGAGTAGCTTCACAACATATCAGAAATCTAAACTGGAACTTGAACAGGCACCGCATTTTTTCACAAAAGTGATGGAGCGGGATCGAATAGCGATTGGAGAGACGATGAAACAAATTAAAGAAGAAGACTACGAAAAGGCAATCGAGCAGCTCTCTCAAGCAGAAACCATTTATATTCTTGGTCTGCGCTCTTCGTATACTGCAGCCAATTGGCTCTCATACACGCTTGGTTTAGTGAAAGGAAATGTCAGACTGTTACGACCAGAAACGGAGGATGTAATCCAAACGCTCAGTCAAATGAACGATAAGTCCGTTGTCATCGCCATTTCGTTTCATCGGTACTTGAAAGAAACAATTCAAATTGCGGAATTGGCACATAGACAACAAGCTTTCATTATCGGAATTACTGATTCAATGTTAGCCCCGATTCATACATTCAGTGATTTGTTATTTCCAATTTATTCGCCTAACAAGTCGACGCTCGATGCAACGGCTTCTCTATTTTCATTCATGAATGCGATTATTGCAGGATTGTCCGTGAAGGAGAAGGACAGTTTCGAAAAAAGACGTGAAACGTATCAATCGATACCAAGCGATTTCTTATTTGTTGAAGGAGTTGATTGA
- a CDS encoding GNAT family N-acetyltransferase yields MGYKFEIMTQEQAEEIAYNWHYNAEYSFYDMVADKEDLVEFLEAQKRGNSNFFVTKDNDAIGFYTFNEVANNTIDIGLGMRPDLTGNGNGLGFVQAGLDFAKSKYRPEKITLSVATFNQRAIKIYREIGFDEVDTFMQETNGSRFEFMRMLYRC; encoded by the coding sequence GTGGGATATAAGTTTGAAATTATGACACAAGAACAAGCGGAAGAGATTGCATATAATTGGCACTATAATGCGGAATATTCTTTTTACGATATGGTAGCAGATAAAGAAGATTTAGTTGAGTTCTTAGAAGCTCAAAAACGGGGTAACTCAAACTTCTTTGTTACTAAAGACAATGATGCTATAGGCTTCTATACTTTTAATGAAGTAGCTAACAACACCATTGATATAGGGTTAGGCATGAGGCCAGATTTAACTGGTAATGGCAACGGTTTGGGATTTGTCCAAGCAGGTTTGGATTTTGCTAAATCCAAATACAGACCAGAAAAAATAACATTATCAGTAGCAACTTTCAATCAAAGAGCTATAAAAATATATAGGGAAATCGGGTTTGATGAAGTTGATACATTTATGCAGGAGACAAATGGAAGTAGATTTGAATTTATGAGAATGCTTTATCGATGCTAA
- a CDS encoding diacylglycerol kinase family protein, which yields MRKFLQSFVYAWNGICYGIGAERNTKVHVMAAILVIVAGFMTGLSRTEWFIVIILICGMLALELMNSAVERVVDLLTTERHILAKQAKDLAAGAVLVYAIGSAIIGLMLFIPKWFN from the coding sequence ATGCGGAAGTTCCTTCAATCTTTTGTCTACGCATGGAATGGGATTTGTTATGGCATAGGAGCGGAACGGAATACGAAAGTGCATGTGATGGCCGCAATCCTCGTCATTGTAGCGGGTTTTATGACGGGTCTTTCGCGGACAGAGTGGTTCATCGTCATTATTCTGATTTGCGGAATGCTGGCGCTTGAGCTGATGAATTCTGCAGTCGAACGTGTCGTCGATCTACTAACAACTGAACGTCATATACTCGCGAAACAAGCGAAAGACCTCGCAGCAGGCGCGGTCTTAGTGTATGCGATTGGAAGTGCAATAATCGGTTTAATGTTATTTATTCCGAAATGGTTTAACTAA
- a CDS encoding VOC family protein produces MEIKILTLQTGKLEKMKEFYTQYLGFPLCSESSKSFQIQVGTSILEFTNENVVGEPYYHFAFNIPPNQFQEAKEWLKGKTTLLLEDGEDEADFSFWPAHACYFEDPAGNIVELIARYYVNPNSESTFAVNNILNISEIGLIVKDSPRVGEQFKEINIFDSDNDPITTSSLNFMQENKNGVFIILTSIGRRWLFSEKKSEIFPMKITLDKQYCVGIDEEHEFFIKIIME; encoded by the coding sequence ATGGAAATAAAAATACTGACATTACAAACAGGTAAATTAGAAAAAATGAAAGAATTTTATACGCAATATTTAGGTTTTCCTCTTTGTAGTGAAAGTTCAAAAAGTTTTCAAATTCAAGTAGGAACAAGCATTTTAGAATTCACGAATGAAAATGTAGTAGGGGAACCATATTATCATTTTGCATTCAATATTCCACCCAATCAATTTCAAGAAGCGAAGGAATGGTTAAAAGGAAAAACAACGCTTTTATTAGAAGACGGAGAAGACGAGGCTGATTTTTCATTTTGGCCTGCACATGCTTGCTATTTTGAAGATCCAGCAGGAAATATAGTAGAACTCATAGCTCGATACTATGTAAATCCAAATAGTGAATCGACATTTGCAGTAAATAACATTTTGAATATCAGTGAAATTGGTTTAATTGTAAAAGATTCACCAAGGGTTGGCGAGCAATTCAAAGAAATAAATATTTTTGATAGTGATAATGATCCAATTACTACTTCTTCTTTAAACTTTATGCAAGAAAATAAAAATGGTGTTTTTATTATTTTAACTAGCATAGGTAGAAGATGGCTGTTCTCGGAAAAGAAATCTGAAATTTTTCCAATGAAAATAACACTTGATAAACAATATTGCGTAGGTATAGATGAAGAACATGAATTTTTCATTAAAATTATTATGGAATGA
- a CDS encoding GNAT family N-acetyltransferase, producing MEVTLEKANEFDAQSLFDIQVNAFLPLLEVYEDYNTNPANETIERMITRINNTSGGVYKIKSGTILVGAISVWWKEETEFWISPMFIQPKYQGQGIAQKAISQIEGLFPQAVSWELATIAEEKRNCYLYEKMGFIKTGETKKINDSTTLIYYKKGL from the coding sequence ATGGAAGTTACGTTAGAAAAAGCAAACGAATTTGATGCGCAATCTCTTTTTGATATACAAGTAAATGCATTTTTACCATTACTTGAAGTTTATGAGGATTACAATACTAATCCAGCGAATGAAACGATCGAGCGAATGATAACAAGGATAAACAACACGTCAGGAGGAGTTTATAAAATAAAATCGGGTACTATTCTTGTTGGCGCTATTAGTGTCTGGTGGAAAGAGGAAACTGAATTTTGGATCAGCCCAATGTTTATACAACCGAAATACCAGGGGCAAGGAATTGCCCAGAAAGCAATATCACAAATAGAGGGACTTTTTCCTCAAGCGGTTAGTTGGGAGTTGGCTACTATAGCGGAAGAAAAACGTAATTGTTATTTATATGAAAAGATGGGCTTTATAAAAACAGGAGAAACCAAGAAAATAAATGACAGCACGACACTTATTTATTATAAAAAAGGTTTATGA
- the era gene encoding GTPase Era: MQQNNKKGFKSGFISIIGRPNVGKSTFLNHVVGQKIAIMSDKPQTTRNKVQGVVTTEKSQIIFIDTPGIHKPKHKLGDFMVKTARNTLKEVDVVMFMVNADEPIGRGDRFIMELLENSKTPVFLIINKIDLVHPDELFKIITSYTAEYDFAEIVPISAINGNNVERLLETMIKYLPEGPKYYPDDQVTDHPERFIISELVREKVLHLTREEIPHSIAVVIEKIEREEGREMVNVMATIVVDRDSQKGIVIGKRGALLKEIGTNARHDIEMLLGSKVFLELWVKVQKDWRNKPGHLKEFGFREDEY; the protein is encoded by the coding sequence ATGCAGCAGAACAATAAAAAGGGGTTCAAATCGGGATTCATCTCGATTATTGGACGTCCAAACGTAGGTAAATCGACATTTCTTAACCATGTAGTCGGACAAAAGATTGCGATTATGAGTGACAAACCACAGACAACTCGCAATAAAGTGCAAGGTGTTGTCACGACAGAAAAATCTCAAATCATATTCATCGATACACCGGGGATTCATAAGCCAAAACATAAACTTGGTGATTTCATGGTGAAAACGGCCCGTAACACATTGAAAGAAGTAGATGTGGTCATGTTCATGGTCAATGCAGATGAGCCGATTGGCCGTGGTGACCGCTTCATCATGGAACTTCTTGAGAATTCAAAGACACCGGTATTCCTTATAATTAATAAAATTGATCTTGTTCATCCGGATGAATTATTCAAAATCATTACTTCGTATACAGCAGAATATGACTTTGCTGAAATCGTGCCAATTTCCGCGATCAACGGAAATAATGTTGAACGCCTTCTCGAGACGATGATAAAATATTTACCAGAGGGACCAAAATACTATCCAGATGATCAAGTAACGGATCACCCGGAACGATTCATCATTTCTGAATTAGTTCGTGAAAAGGTATTGCATTTAACGAGAGAAGAGATTCCACACTCCATAGCGGTTGTAATTGAGAAGATTGAACGCGAAGAAGGACGGGAAATGGTAAATGTTATGGCGACAATTGTTGTCGACCGTGATTCCCAAAAAGGTATTGTCATCGGTAAAAGAGGTGCATTGCTAAAAGAAATTGGAACAAATGCTAGACATGACATCGAAATGCTACTTGGTTCGAAAGTATTTCTTGAGTTGTGGGTAAAAGTGCAGAAAGACTGGCGTAATAAACCCGGCCATCTGAAGGAATTCGGATTTAGGGAAGACGAGTATTAA
- the recO gene encoding DNA repair protein RecO, whose protein sequence is MNKWEGIILRGIPYGESNKIVTLFTREGGKMTAMARGAKKPASRLAAVTQPFTHGSFLIRTGRGMGTLEQGEPIDSMRHIREDLEATAYASYVVELIDKLTEDNERISGIYSLLYEALHAINEQYDPEAIALFVEWKMLPIAGIHPILHQCANCGATEGEFAFSFMQIGFICHRCFHVDKHAIRISPSQLKLIRTFYTVPINRVGNLTLKKTTKIFMKKLVRTIYDEQVGIRLKSRSFLDQLDSTPELLPRKEKPKESDE, encoded by the coding sequence CTGAACAAATGGGAAGGAATCATTCTAAGAGGTATCCCGTACGGTGAGTCCAATAAAATTGTGACACTGTTTACTCGTGAAGGCGGTAAGATGACAGCAATGGCCCGTGGAGCGAAGAAACCAGCGAGCAGGCTAGCTGCTGTGACGCAGCCTTTCACACATGGTTCATTCTTGATCCGTACGGGTAGAGGAATGGGGACGCTTGAACAAGGCGAACCCATTGATTCGATGCGGCATATTCGTGAAGACTTGGAAGCAACAGCTTATGCAAGTTATGTTGTTGAATTGATTGATAAGTTAACGGAGGATAATGAGCGAATTTCTGGTATATACAGCTTGTTGTATGAAGCGCTTCACGCTATCAATGAACAATATGATCCAGAAGCAATTGCATTATTTGTTGAATGGAAAATGTTGCCGATCGCTGGTATCCATCCAATACTTCATCAGTGTGCAAATTGTGGAGCGACAGAAGGTGAATTTGCTTTTTCATTTATGCAAATCGGCTTCATTTGTCATCGATGCTTCCATGTAGATAAGCATGCGATTCGAATTTCACCCAGTCAATTGAAATTGATCCGAACCTTTTATACAGTTCCCATTAATCGGGTCGGTAATTTGACGTTAAAGAAGACGACAAAAATCTTCATGAAAAAACTCGTCCGAACAATTTACGATGAGCAAGTAGGGATTCGATTAAAATCGAGATCATTCCTTGATCAGCTCGACTCGACACCCGAACTGCTACCTAGAAAAGAGAAACCAAAAGAGAGTGACGAATAG
- a CDS encoding cytidine deaminase: protein MDVEKLIAESKKAREQAYVPYSKFPVGAALLAEDGTIYHGCNIENSAYSMTNCAERTAFFKAVSDGVRSFKALAVVADTEGPVSPCGACRQVIAEFCNGSMPVYLTNLKGDIEETTVAKLLPGAFSKEDLSYAAEQ from the coding sequence ATGGATGTAGAAAAATTAATTGCTGAATCGAAAAAAGCGCGGGAGCAAGCGTATGTCCCGTATTCAAAATTCCCAGTTGGAGCGGCGTTGTTAGCCGAAGATGGGACTATCTATCACGGCTGTAATATTGAAAACTCCGCTTATAGCATGACCAATTGTGCAGAACGAACAGCATTTTTTAAAGCTGTTTCCGACGGCGTACGTAGCTTCAAAGCGCTTGCAGTAGTTGCAGATACAGAAGGACCTGTTTCCCCGTGTGGAGCATGCAGACAAGTAATTGCGGAGTTTTGTAATGGCTCGATGCCTGTCTACCTCACGAACCTAAAAGGGGACATTGAAGAAACAACTGTAGCAAAATTATTACCAGGCGCATTTTCAAAGGAGGATCTTTCATATGCAGCAGAACAATAA
- a CDS encoding LrgB family protein, translating to MQVMMYSILFVIVTIAVYLVMNLLYFKYRKAFFIPILTTTVGIILILILFKVPYETYMLGGKWVDLLLGPAIVSLAIPLYKQRELIKQNMLPILGGVLTGVLFGMVSGVLFAKMAGFSKEIVLSLLPKSITTPIAIQIASALGGATSLTIAFVMIAGFTGIILGPTFLKWFRIDTAIGRGIGLGAAAHALGTSKAIEIGEQEASYSSIAMTLSAIIGSIVGPVIAWLFY from the coding sequence ATGCAAGTAATGATGTATTCAATCCTCTTTGTTATTGTAACGATTGCAGTTTATCTTGTTATGAACTTGTTATACTTTAAATATCGTAAGGCATTTTTCATACCAATACTAACCACAACAGTTGGCATTATTTTGATTCTCATTCTTTTCAAAGTCCCTTATGAAACCTATATGCTTGGTGGAAAGTGGGTTGACCTGTTGCTGGGACCCGCGATTGTATCATTGGCCATCCCTTTATATAAACAAAGGGAGTTAATCAAACAGAATATGCTTCCCATACTTGGTGGTGTATTGACGGGCGTTCTTTTTGGTATGGTAAGCGGTGTGCTTTTTGCAAAAATGGCAGGATTCTCAAAAGAAATCGTTCTGTCATTATTACCTAAATCGATTACAACACCTATAGCTATACAGATTGCTTCGGCATTGGGTGGAGCAACTTCGCTAACAATCGCTTTTGTCATGATTGCAGGATTTACCGGTATCATTCTAGGACCAACATTTTTGAAATGGTTTCGTATCGATACTGCAATCGGTCGTGGCATCGGACTGGGAGCAGCAGCTCATGCTCTTGGGACATCGAAAGCAATTGAAATCGGGGAGCAGGAAGCATCCTATAGTTCCATTGCAATGACGCTCTCCGCTATCATTGGTTCTATCGTTGGACCGGTGATAGCTTGGTTGTTTTATTGA
- a CDS encoding GNAT family N-acetyltransferase, whose protein sequence is MDVNLSIRKLETNEDMRLVQSLERAIWGLEPIPTHQTYTAAKNGGLLLGAFLGDEIVGFSYGFPGFTNGKPYLCSHMLGILPNYQLMGIGKLLKDEQLKIAKEMGYNLITWTFDPLESRNAYLNVSKLYAICDTYLVNCYGEMEDGLNKGLPSDRLQVEWWVSSERVEDKWTPQVSDYDRPFIVEKSHKGNPTLVVDSENVLLNSVGVEVPVPEQFQSIKKNEPELALDWRLKIRTVFQSLFGSGYALVGVNRSEEGVHYYQFVKRNTIPLTIKNRGESE, encoded by the coding sequence ATGGACGTCAACCTATCCATTCGCAAACTAGAAACCAATGAAGACATGCGCCTGGTCCAATCGCTTGAACGAGCAATCTGGGGCCTTGAACCGATACCGACTCATCAAACCTATACAGCAGCGAAAAATGGCGGGTTATTGTTAGGCGCTTTCTTAGGTGATGAAATCGTTGGCTTTTCATATGGTTTTCCGGGTTTCACCAATGGTAAGCCGTATTTATGTTCACATATGCTTGGCATTCTTCCGAACTATCAACTGATGGGAATCGGAAAGTTGCTAAAGGATGAACAGCTTAAAATTGCCAAGGAAATGGGATACAATTTGATTACTTGGACATTCGATCCATTGGAAAGTCGCAATGCTTATTTAAATGTGTCGAAACTGTACGCAATTTGTGATACTTATTTAGTGAATTGTTACGGTGAAATGGAAGATGGTTTGAACAAAGGATTACCATCAGACCGTCTTCAAGTCGAATGGTGGGTTTCGAGCGAAAGGGTCGAGGACAAGTGGACACCGCAAGTTTCCGACTATGATCGACCATTTATAGTTGAGAAATCCCATAAAGGAAATCCAACACTAGTTGTGGATTCGGAAAATGTCCTGTTAAACAGTGTTGGTGTTGAAGTTCCGGTACCAGAACAATTTCAGTCGATCAAAAAGAATGAACCTGAACTAGCGCTCGACTGGCGATTGAAAATAAGGACCGTTTTTCAATCGTTATTTGGTTCTGGCTATGCGCTTGTAGGAGTGAATAGGTCTGAAGAAGGCGTTCATTATTATCAATTTGTAAAAAGAAACACAATTCCACTGACAATAAAAAATAGAGGAGAATCCGAATGA
- a CDS encoding DUF2500 domain-containing protein, translating to MFSPFGEAIFTFVPIFIGGVAIIIFGGIIFIAVKSIGTWNSNNNSPKLTVPAEVVTKRTKTSGGSGDSSASTWYYATFQVDSGDRMELAVNGSQYGMLADGDVGMLTFQGTRFSGFERVNNG from the coding sequence ATGTTTTCACCTTTTGGAGAAGCTATATTTACGTTTGTTCCCATCTTTATCGGCGGAGTTGCAATTATCATTTTTGGTGGAATAATCTTCATTGCTGTGAAATCTATCGGTACGTGGAATTCAAATAATAACTCCCCTAAACTGACAGTACCAGCCGAAGTTGTGACAAAAAGAACCAAGACTTCCGGCGGATCAGGCGATTCATCGGCAAGTACTTGGTATTATGCTACATTTCAAGTAGACAGCGGAGATCGTATGGAATTAGCTGTAAACGGTTCCCAATATGGTATGTTGGCTGATGGCGATGTGGGAATGCTCACTTTCCAGGGGACTCGTTTTAGTGGATTTGAACGGGTAAATAATGGATAA
- a CDS encoding CidA/LrgA family holin-like protein, protein MKYIKIVLQIIVLYSFVLMGNWLQVFLHLPLPGSIIGLLVLLAALSLKVFRLEWIESGSFFLLSYLPLYFIPATVGVMNYGHVFAGKGFLLIPITMISTFLTMWISSYISQILAKKSANKEGISCK, encoded by the coding sequence ATGAAATACATAAAAATAGTTCTTCAAATCATAGTGTTGTACAGTTTTGTCTTGATGGGGAACTGGCTTCAAGTTTTTCTTCATTTGCCGCTTCCTGGAAGCATAATAGGACTATTAGTATTGTTAGCGGCCCTTTCATTGAAAGTATTTCGGCTTGAATGGATTGAATCAGGTTCTTTCTTTCTTTTATCTTATTTACCATTATATTTTATCCCGGCGACTGTCGGTGTGATGAATTACGGACATGTTTTTGCAGGAAAAGGATTTCTATTAATACCAATCACAATGATTAGCACGTTTTTGACGATGTGGATTTCTAGTTATATAAGTCAAATTCTTGCCAAAAAATCTGCTAACAAGGAGGGGATTTCATGCAAGTAA
- a CDS encoding M20 peptidase aminoacylase family protein has translation MKAVLQEMKPIVEKVFNHLHSHPEISWQEFETTNYLQHLLENEGFQVTTFDDSTGLVVTLGSGDPCIGLRTDIDALWQEVDGVFQANHSCGHDAHMTIAIGALLVLKKLRYPKNGRLKVIFQPAEEKGTGALSFVEKGIVDDIDYLYGVHLRPIQEIGHGYASPAIMHGAAKMIKGTIVGTDAHGARPHLGQNAIEVMALLVQAIHSIHVDPMVPHSAKMTMFQAGGESANIIPGSAVFSLDLRAQTNVVMDKLMNLVDKAISSVAELSDVIINYEIIAEIAAAQVDDTAVEMMAQAIRETVGEQFLVPPIVTPGGEDFHYYTLKRPSVKATMLGLGCDLSPGLHHPNMTFNHDSILTGIEILVRTVIHSFGQLERRK, from the coding sequence ATGAAAGCAGTGTTACAAGAAATGAAGCCGATTGTTGAAAAGGTTTTTAACCATTTACACTCACATCCTGAAATTAGTTGGCAGGAATTTGAGACGACAAATTATTTGCAACATTTGTTAGAGAATGAAGGATTTCAAGTTACGACATTCGACGATTCAACGGGACTTGTAGTAACACTGGGGTCTGGTGATCCTTGTATTGGACTTCGAACAGATATCGATGCACTCTGGCAGGAAGTGGATGGGGTCTTTCAAGCGAACCATTCATGCGGACATGATGCGCATATGACGATTGCAATTGGCGCTTTACTCGTTTTGAAAAAGCTTAGGTATCCGAAAAACGGGCGACTAAAAGTGATTTTTCAACCAGCTGAGGAAAAGGGGACGGGCGCATTATCATTTGTGGAAAAAGGGATCGTTGACGATATCGACTATTTGTATGGTGTCCATCTCCGTCCGATTCAAGAAATCGGTCATGGCTATGCATCCCCAGCCATTATGCATGGTGCTGCAAAAATGATTAAAGGAACAATCGTGGGGACAGATGCGCATGGAGCAAGACCGCATCTTGGACAAAACGCCATAGAAGTGATGGCACTTCTCGTACAGGCAATCCACTCCATCCACGTTGACCCAATGGTCCCGCATTCTGCAAAAATGACGATGTTCCAAGCGGGTGGAGAGTCAGCCAACATCATTCCCGGAAGTGCAGTATTTAGTCTGGATTTACGCGCCCAAACAAACGTGGTTATGGACAAACTGATGAATTTAGTTGATAAAGCGATTAGTTCGGTTGCAGAACTGTCTGATGTTATCATTAATTATGAAATAATCGCGGAAATTGCAGCTGCCCAAGTCGATGACACTGCTGTCGAAATGATGGCACAAGCGATAAGGGAAACAGTTGGGGAACAATTTTTGGTGCCGCCTATTGTCACACCAGGCGGAGAAGACTTCCATTACTACACATTAAAAAGACCTTCTGTTAAAGCGACAATGCTCGGTCTTGGCTGCGACTTATCGCCAGGCCTTCATCATCCCAACATGACATTCAATCATGATAGTATACTGACCGGAATTGAAATACTCGTTCGAACGGTCATCCATTCATTCGGGCAGTTAGAGAGAAGGAAGTGA
- the ybeY gene encoding rRNA maturation RNase YbeY, translated as MLEIHFEDETARVDDKIEDLIRKLLNHTAKEEELAGELEVSVTFMTDADIQEVNATYRGKNVPTDVISFALEELTEGEVAIIPEEGMPTALGDILISVETAERQAGEYGHDFNREIGFLALHGFLHLLGYDHLTEEEEAEMFGRQKEILASFGLER; from the coding sequence ATGTTGGAAATACATTTTGAGGATGAAACAGCTAGAGTCGATGACAAAATCGAGGATTTAATCCGAAAGCTGTTAAACCATACCGCTAAAGAAGAGGAACTAGCAGGCGAATTAGAGGTTTCGGTAACATTCATGACAGATGCAGATATTCAGGAAGTGAATGCAACTTATCGCGGTAAAAATGTACCGACGGATGTCATTTCATTTGCGCTCGAAGAATTAACGGAAGGTGAAGTAGCTATTATTCCTGAAGAAGGCATGCCAACCGCTTTAGGTGATATACTTATTTCAGTAGAAACAGCTGAGCGGCAAGCAGGGGAATACGGACATGATTTTAATCGTGAAATTGGATTTCTTGCGCTTCACGGCTTCCTTCACCTTCTCGGCTATGATCATTTAACTGAAGAAGAGGAAGCTGAGATGTTCGGCAGGCAAAAGGAGATCCTCGCATCATTCGGACTCGAGAGGTGA